The following proteins are encoded in a genomic region of Pyrus communis chromosome 11, drPyrComm1.1, whole genome shotgun sequence:
- the LOC137709398 gene encoding GDSL esterase/lipase 5-like, translating into MAKQSSISLVFFLHAALLISTCFGSKSWLSKRQVALFIFGDSYLDSGNNNYINTTTLDQANFLPYGETYFKFPTGRFSDGRLMSDFIAEYAHLPFVPPFLQPGFRQYYGGANFASAGAGALVETFQGEVIDLKTQLKYHKKVETWFRNKLGDVEAKVTLSRAVYLFSIGTNDYISPFLTNPPMLKSYPRSQYVGMVIGNLTSVIQEIYAGGGRKFGFINLLDSGCLPGFRIIKPENNGSCLKEVSSLAKLHNQALSKLLIQLGNQLEGFKYSLYDLNSNLRQRIRHPSKYGFKEGKTACCGTGEFRGVFSCGGKRIVNEFDLCENPNEYVFWDSLHLTEKVYKQFANEMWSGQPWNSKATKGLHNLKSLFRDL; encoded by the exons ATGGCGAAGCAAAGCTCTATCTCCCTCGTTTTCTTTCTTCATGCAGCACTACTAATCTCAACTTGTTTTGGAAGCAAATCTTGGCTTTCAAAAAGGCAAGTTGCCTTGTTCATCTTTGGAGACTCTTACTTAGATTCTGGCAACAACAACTACATCAACACTACAACTCTCGACCAAGCAAATTTCTTGCCGTATGGAGAAACCTACTTCAAGTTCCCAACGGGAAGATTCTCCGACGGACGTTTGATGTCAGACTTCATTG CTGAGTACGCTCACCTGCCATTTGTTCCACCCTTTCTTCAACCGGGATTTCGTCAATATTATGGTGGCGCGAATTTCGCATCCGCCGGAGCTGGTGCTCTTGTTGAGACTTTTCAAGGCGAG GTCATTGATCTTAAGACACAACTGAAGTACCATAAAAAGGTAGAGACCTGGTTCAGAAACAAGTTAGGCGATGTTGAAGCCAAAGTGACACTTTCAAGAGCCGTCTACTTGTTCAGCATTGGAACCAACGATTACATAAGCCCTTTCCTAACCAATCCTCCCATGTTAAAGTCCTACCCTCGCTCACAATACGTCGGAATGGTCATCGGCAACTTGACAAGCGTTATCCAA GAAATTTATGCAGGAGGGGGTAGGAAATTTGGGTTCATCAACTTGCTGGACTCAGGTTGTCTTCCGGGGTTCAGAATAATCAAGCCTGAAAATAATGGTAGCTGCTTAAAAGAGGTTTCATCACTTGCCAAATTACATAACCAAGCACTCTCAAAACTTCTCATTCAACTTGGAAACCAGTTGGAGGGTTTCAAATATTCACTCTACGACTTGAACAGCAATCTTAGACAGAGAATCAGACATCCCTCTAAATACG GTTTTAAAGAAGGGAAAACGGCATGCTGCGGGACAGGTGAATTCAGAGGAGTGTTTAGCTGTGGAGGGAAAAGAATAGTGAATGAGTTTGATTTGTGTGAGAATCCAAATGAATATGTGTTTTGGGACTCATTGCATCTCACTGAAAAGGTCTACAAGCAATTTGCTAATGAAATGTGGAGTGGCCAGCCATGGAACTCCAAGGCCACAAAAGGTCTACACAATCTCAAGAGTCTGTTCCGAGACTTGTAA